Sequence from the Deltaproteobacteria bacterium genome:
GGGGTCCCGCTGTAAGGTGCATAGAGAACCGGATCAGTGGGCCCGTATATCCCCACCACCGGCACACCCATTAAAGATGCCATATGCATGGGACCTGTATCGCTACCTATGTAGAGGTGGCAATGCTCATAGATGCCCGCCAATTGTTTGAGGGAAGTAGGGCATGCGACAACGGCAGGTGACTCCATGAGGGATTGAACCTTTTGCGCGGTTTCAAGTTCCCCGGGCCCCCAGGTGACGATGATGAACGCCCCCAAATCCTTGACAAGCCCGTCAGCCAGTTGAGCATACCTCTCCGGGAACCACCGTTTGTAACGGAGTTTTTCACTTGTCCCCGGATTAATGGCTATCAAGGGGTATCTTGCCAGAAGGCCCTTACTCTTCAGGAAGTTCGAAGCATACCGCCGGTCTTCGGGGGCTACGTAGGGTCTCAGATGGCAACCCCTGGTCTCTAGGCCTACACCTTCGAGCAGTTTCCGGTTTCTTTCGAACCGGCTGACTCTGGCATTCAGCAGGGCAACACGCCTGTTATTGAAGAGATAGTTCCCCTCCCTGCAGAAACCTCTCTCAAATCCCACGCGGACGTCCGCCCCGCTCAAAAGAGAAAGAAACCCGCTTTTCAATATGCCGTGAAAGTCAACAACGAGGTCGAAGCGCTCCCGGCGGAGTCCCCTCACAAACCCGATCACGTCCCTGCCCAAGGACCACCACCGCCCCCTGGCCAAGGACCTGGTCCAGGCTGCTCTCGGAAAGATCATCACCTCATCCAACTCAGGCTGCCCTGACAGGATATCACTCGACTTCTCCTCCACCATCCAGGTGATCCTGGCCGAAGGGAAATTCTTTCTGAGGACCGCTACGGAGGGCAGAGTGCGAACCACATCGCCAACGGCGCTCAACCTGATCATCAGGATTCGCTCGAAACACCGTCCCCTGATACTTCTCTCTTCCTCCAAGCCAGGTCTCAAAATCCCTCCCCTTTTCGGGTCTCCGTTCTTTGAGCTCTTATGCCCTGCCCCTCTCAGTCCGGAAATGACAGACAGGAGCACAGAGACACCCGTACTCTTCCGCTCATGCCGGCAGCAACACCTCCTGCACCGCAAAGCTCCTCCGGTCTCATAGGGTGAACCCCTGGAAGCACCCCGAGCCCGTCTCTGCCGGCACTACACATGCAACATAAGTACCATCGCAGTTGTTTGCCAGTCAAGACAGCCGGGGGTTGCCGCTCGTTTGTTCTGGATGCGCCGCAAGGTCAGTCCCTTGACACACAGGCCCTTCTCTCCTATATTCATCCCATCGATTCGGTGGATTACAGAGGAGGATGAACCGATGCCTCGGACAAGGGTTTTCTCCATACCATACGGTGACGGCGCCATATCGGCAAGTCTCCCCGAGAGGACGAGGGTCATCAGACCTCCGGCTTCCCCCCTTCCGGCCCTCCCCGATCTCCCGCAGTCTGTCCGGGAAGCCCTGGAAAATCCCGTTGCTCACGAACCTCTCTCCAAACTCGTGGGCCCCAACTCCAGAGTAACCATCGGGTTTGACGACCCTATCGGATTTGCTCCCAGCCAGAGACAGCCGGACTTCCGCGGTGTGGCAGTCAAAGTGGTTTTAGAGGAGCTGGAAAGGCTGGGTGTAGACTCCCAGAACATCAGACTGGTGTGCGCCGTAGGGCTCCACAGAAAATGGACTACCAGGGAGTTGGGCGCCATTCTGGGAGAAGATCTGGCATACCGTCTCAGCCCCAGCAGGCTCTTCAATCACGACGCGGAGGACAGGGAGAATCTGATTTTCTTGGGTGAAACAAGAAGAGGCCAGGAAGTCGAGGTGAACCGTCTCGTCGTGGACTCCGACCAGTTCATCTATGTCAGCAACCCCTGGTCTCATTTCAATGGCGGGTGGAAATCGGCTGTCGTGGGTCTGAGCAGCTATCGCAGCATTCGTCATCACCACCGTCCCTTCCCCAAAGCCTCGGGTAAATCCACAATGGATCCCAAACGTTCAGCCTTTCCGAGATTGATCAACGAGATGGGTCAGGTGGTCGAAAGAGAATTGGCAAAGAAGGGACGGCGTTTTCTCATAATCGAAGGAGCCATGAACAATGCCCAGCCGCAGGAAGCCGTACAGGTGACCGCAGGACACCCGCCCGAGGCCCACGCCAAGACCCTTGAGATACTCCAGCAACAGCACGTGGTCGAGGTCAAAGGGCAGTCCGACGTTGTAGTTTACGGCATGGGCAACAACCGGGATCCTTACTCCAAGATGTCCTTCATCAATCCCATACTTGTGAGAAACCTCGGGATGTCATACAGCTTCGGCCTTTTCCAGAACGTTCCCCTGGTTCGGGAGGGTGGAATCGTAATCCTGGTTCACCCATGCCCTTGCCGCTTCGATGCCGAGAGGTACCCATCCTATGTGGAAATGTTCGAAAAGCTCCTGGTTCACAGGAGGGATCCCTTTGAACTGTGGGAACTCCACGCGGAGGAGTATGCCCATCGGCCCGAGTTCATCCACAGGTATAGATTCGGCTATGCCTTTCACGGCGTGCATCCTTTGATCCTGTGGGGCCAGGGCGCTTACGGCTTCAGATACGTGAGTAAGGTCTTTCTGGCTGGTGCCACCGATTTCGAGGTGGCTCGCATGCTCGGGTTCGAACCCTTTTCGACGGTAGAAGATGCCGTCGCCCGGGCGGAAAGCCTATTGGGAAAGGACTGCAGCATCGCTTACCCGGAGATGCAGGAGAGTTTTATCTGCGACGTGGAGCAGACCTGAGTAACAGCAAGAGTTGACAACCCGGGCCTCTTTCCCCCCTCGGCTCGGATCAGGTCTCCGCCGTTGGCCGGAACCCCCCGTGAAACGCTATCGTTCTTTCCATTGGGGTTCCCGTTTCTCTTTGAAGGCACTCACACCCTCCTTGGCGTCCTCGGTTGTGCATAGGGTGGTGAATACCTCGCCGAGATAGGCAATGGCTTCATCATAGCTCATGTCCGACATCCTGTAGAAGGAAGTCCTGCCCATTTGAAGAGCGATCGGGCTCTTGCTTGCCAGCAATCGTGCGAGTTCCATGGCGGACTCATCCAGTTTCTCGTTGGGTACGACTCGGTTCACCAGCCCAATCCGCTCTGCCTCTCTTGCATCGATGATCTCACCGGTGAGAAGGAGTTCCAGACTCTTCTTCTTGCCCAGACAGCGCGACAATGGCGCCGACGGTCCAAAACAGAAGAGTCCCACGTTTATGGCCGTCAATCCAAATCGGGCATCCTCACTGGCTATGGTCAGGTCACAGGCAGCAGCGAGGCCACATCCATTGGCCACGGCTGCGCCATGGACGGCCGCGATGACAGGCTTGCTCAAACCGGCGATGGTCGTATTGTGGGTGTCCATGCACCTTATCCATTCGCGAATCTCGAGTGGACTTTTCCCGGCGAGCTCATTCACATCGATCCCAGCACAGAAGGCCCGGCCAGCGCCCTTTATGATGACTACGCGAACCCGGGGGTCCCTGTCCAACTCCCCAAGGGCATGGTTGAGCTCCACGGCCAGCCTGGTACTGAAAGTATTCAGCGCACCGGGCCGGTTCAGGGTAAGCAGGCCCACGCGGTCCCTGACCTCCATGATTATCGTTTCATATTCCACTCTTCTCTCCTTTCTGACAGGCCTTCTCCATGTAAGAAGCAAAGAATAGTCAAAAGGTCAAAACCTGTCAAGCCGCGGTCTACTCCGGAGTCCACGTATCTCGAGAAGACCTTACCCGTGTACCCGGGTGGGACCGTCCTGTGACCCGGGAGCAAAGCAACAAGAGGTGCCCACAAAGCCGACACCGGTTGGACGGGTGATGCCTACAGGCGGTACGAGGATAGCCTCCGTCCCCCATCCGGCCGGATCCGTGCCCTCAGCACAAAAAGAGGCTGAGCTGCCGTCCTTTCTCCCTTTCCGGCTGTCTTGTCTTGCCGAGAGGCATTCCAGTAGTGCACCGGTGGCCGGGGAGATCCGGATTCTTGCACGAACAGACAAGAGGGGAGATCCCGAACTCTCTGGAAAGTCTCTCGAAACGCTGATATCCCTTCCTCCTCAAGGGGGCTGGAATCAGCTTGCTTCGAGTCACACCGCCCACGAGGCTCCAGGGTTGAATCTCGAAGCAACTGCGGATGACCCTGAACTCGGTTGGAGGCAACTCCCGCTGCAACTGTTCCAGAATTGCTGGTCTGAGGTGGAGGTAGCTCAACGATACCGTCTTGATCTCCCTTGCAGCCAATGCCTCATAGATTCTCCTTATCGAGACCTCATCGTCTGTATAGAAGGGGATGATGGGATCGATCCGAACGAAAACGTCTATTCCCTTCTCTTTCAGCCTCTCGATGTTTTCAAGACGCTGGGCAACGGTGGCCGACTTTGGTTCGAAAATCTCCCTGTACCGTGGGGACGTGGAGACCAGGCCTATCCCGGCGCAGACCAGGCGGGGATGCTCCGCGAAGAGATCGATGAACCGTTTCGGAATCCATCCCTTGGTCAAGAAAGAGAATCCGATTCCTCGCTCCAGAAGCACCTTCATGGTCCGGTAGGTTACGGCCAAGATCTCCGGATGGGTTTGAAACGAGTCCGATGCTGTGTTGAGTACGACCCAACCAACGGGAGACCGCCTCCCTGGGTTATCTATCTCCTGGGCGAGTCTTTCCGGGAGGTTTCGATAGAGGTAGATCATGCCTGAAAGAGGGGCATCTGGATAACCTCTGGCATAGCAGTAAGAGCACATGAATTCGCAGCCCTTGGTCACATTGAGCGTGTAGACATCCCGCAGACAGCCGAATCGAGCCTTTGTCAGGACCCTACTCTTTCTTTCAATCTCCAAGAGTCCCATCGATCTGTGTCAGTGCTCCTTTCAGCCACCTTCCCGCCGGATGCGACATGGATCACCGGGGATGGCCGAGCTTCTCATGACCCTTCGGCCCTTCCACAACGTAAGGCCGAGGGCCTCTTTTCACTATGCCAGTACCCTCAACATCAGCGGTATGGCCACAAAGGTGCCCAGAGAGCTTCCAATATTCGTGAACACCACGACCAGGAGGATCCTGGTGATCCTGTTCTTCCAGAACCCTTTCACCGATGAGATGTCTTCTGGAAGCCCCTCGAAGTCCCTTACCTTAGGCTTGCTCAGAAGAGTCTCCACAAGGCCCGAAACCCAGCCGGCAGCGATCATCGGGTTGAGAGAGGTCAGTGGAGCCGCGACAAAGGCGGACAGGATCGTCAGTGGATGGCCCATGGCGGCCGCGGCTCCAAGGCCGGCCAAAAGGCCGTTCGCTGCGATCCACCATTTGATAAGATCCCTACTCCCCGCTTTCCCGGCCGTAAGAAAACCGGCCAGGATCAACCCCACTACAAGGGCAGGAATACCCCACTTCAAAAAAACCCACAGCACACCTCGGTGAGGTATCTGATTGAGAGCCTCTATGTCCACAGGCCTCTCCCAATACTTCTGAACGCCCGGAACGTGTCCGGCTCCGACAACCGCAACGATCCTTTTGCCCGGTGCCGTCCTTATTCGATAGGCCAGATACTGGTCCCTCTCATCGATGAGTGTCCCCTTGATCGCCGGGAAGGTTTCCCCTATTTCAGCCAGCAACGTCTCAAGAACATCCCTCCTCTTGAGCTTCTCGATCTCCTCTTGGTCAAAACCATCCATCTGTCCTATCGATGTGAGGAGCTGAGCAAGGAGCTTCGCCTTTGCCCAGAGCCCCATAACACGCCAGGTTCGGGAGAGGGTAATTCGTATGTCTCGGTCTGCCAGGTGAATCCGGGCACCCACCTGCCGTGCCGCTTCGATGGCCCGGATGATTTCTCCACCGGGCTTGATGCCCAGCTTACGGCCCATCTTCCTCTGGAAACTCGCAAGCATCAGATTCGAGAGGAGGAGGAAGGCCTTTTTCTCCTTTATCACCTTGAGAAGGTCCGTCTCCTCCCATCTGCGCTTCTCCGTGATCGACTCATACCTCGATCGACACAGTTCGACACAGACCGTCTCTGGCCTCTCTTCTTCGATGACCCGCCCAACCAAATCCACGCTCTCTTTTGACATGTGGGCAGTCCCGATGAGTATGATCTCTCTGTCCTGAAAGCTCAGCCGACTCAGTAGGTCCACCATGGCACTCCATGTCGGTTCATAACAAGGGATGACCAGACCCTCTCCAAGCACAAGACCTGCTCCAGCTCCCTCCGTCCAAAAGGCCGGTCTCTTCAAGACAAAACAAGTAAGCCCAAGGTCGGGAATAAGTCAAGCCGGCCGTGATCTGGAAACCCCAGAGGGTCCGGATTCGAGAGGAAACCAGAGATCTGACACGGGTCCTCCTTCCGCCCCCGGCCGGCGGAAGAACAGGGGAACCCTAGCGACGGATATTCCCATTTTCCTGGAAAAAGGCTAGAATCAAAGATGTCTTGGAAGACATGGAAAAAGCCAAAATGACGGAGGAAAACAAAAGCCTATGAAACTGAAGAAGATTCTTGTCGGTCTCGATCTGGACGTCTCCCCGAAGCCGGTTCTCCAAACCGCGGCTTTTCTCTCGCGTACCTTCGGCAGCCAGGTGTGCCTCCTTCACGTAATTGAAGGTATTACGCCCCAGCGGATCACGGAAGAGTTTTTTGAATCCGTGCGCGCAGCAGCAGAACTGTCAATGAAGCGAGCCGCGGAATCCCTTGACAGCGAAACGGCAAAAAGAACCAAGACCGTCGTTACCTATGGCCATCCATTTGCTGCCATCATCAAGACGGCCCGTGAGGAGGACGCTGATCTTGTCTGCATCGGTGCCAGGCGGAAGCAAGGCGTGGCCGATGTGATTCTTGGAAGCACGGCAGAGAAGATCGTCCGCAAAGCACCCTGCCCTGTGCTGGTGGTCAAGGGGAGGAAACTTCCCAGGTTCTCGAGCATCCTGGTGCCGGTCGACTTTTCCGAGCCCTCCAAGCAGAGCCTTGATGCGGCCGTCGACTTCGCTCGATCCTTGGGATCGAGGATCACCGTTCTCCACGTGATCGAACCCATCACAATCCCTTATGCCGGATTTGCCGAAGCCTATGTGCCGCCCGTGATGCCCAAGAAAGAACTCAGTGCGGCCAGGTCCGATCTGAAGACCTTTCTAGGCTCGGTTGATTTTCGGGGTCTCTCCTGGCAGTTCAAGATCCGGAGGGGTCTGGTCACAGAGGCGATCCGCCGATTCATCAGGTCGAATCCCACCGATCTCATCGTTATGGGTACCCACGGCCGCACCGGGTTGCCCCATGCCCTTCTGGGGAGCACCACGGAAAGTGTTCTGCGGAGTGTGAGCTCTTCGGTCTTGACGATTAGGCCTGAAGGGTTCAGGTTCGTCATGCCTTAACCTCCAGGGGTTTCTCCCGTATCCCGGGCCATCTGCCGTTGTGAATGAATCAACCCTCGACAGGAGGATCAGACTCGGACACCTTGGCCGACGACTGGGACTGTTGGAAGGCCCTCATCAGCGGGACGATCCAGCCGGAATCCCGAGGGCAGGACCGCTCTGCCCGGGCCAGGTACCGGCGGCGGTGCTCATCATTTTCCAGCAGGCTGCCGAGAAGCCTGAGCCCCTCCACTATGCCGATCTCAGGGTGCGCCTGGATGCCCCAGACAGGCCGCTGTCTCAGCTTGAAGGCCTGCACCCTACACCGGGCAGAACGCGCCAGGACTGTCGCCTCCTGTTTCGGCAGCCCACAGACCTCGTCGAAGTGGAGAAGGAAAGTATGCACGTACTGGCCCGCTCTACCGACCAGGGAATCGCCCCTTATGATCCTGATTCTCGACCATCCTATCTCAGGCTCTTTCATCCTTCTCACGGTTTCCTTGCCGAAAAGAGAGCGTGCAATCATCTGATGGCCGAAACAGCTTCCGAGAATCACTTTACCCATTCCCACCGCCAGGCGAAGCAGTTCCTCCTCTGCGAGGATCCAGTCCAAATCTCCAAGGACCGAGGCTTCCGAACCTGTAACAATCACGTGGGAGTACGGATCGAGAGATCCGGGCATCTCGCCTGCGGAGACGCGAAAAGAGTCGAAGGGAAACAGCAATAGGGGCTTCCAGTGTTCAAGGGGCTGGTAGACTCCATGGTCGATCGAGTTGTCGAGGATCAAGATTCGATTCATCAGGAATACCCTACTTACTATTCCTCGCCCCGTTTCTCGCCGGAATCCGTTTTTCTCGAGGGGCGGACTACGAGTTCACAGTAAGGGTCACCCTCGAGGATATTCCTCAAGTGAAGATAGTCGAAATCCGGGTTGAACCCTCGCATCTTGGCCTGATCCACGAAGCAGTAAAGCCTACCCGTCTTCGCTTCTCCCAGCTCGATCCACTCGGCCGCAAGGGGGCAATGATGCACCCGGACCCTCTGTTCGCCATCAATCACCACGCTCTCTGTCTGCCAGGCAAGGTCTGGGAGGTCGCTCTCGAAATTC
This genomic interval carries:
- a CDS encoding glycosyltransferase family 9 protein, with translation MRPGLEEERSIRGRCFERILMIRLSAVGDVVRTLPSVAVLRKNFPSARITWMVEEKSSDILSGQPELDEVMIFPRAAWTRSLARGRWWSLGRDVIGFVRGLRRERFDLVVDFHGILKSGFLSLLSGADVRVGFERGFCREGNYLFNNRRVALLNARVSRFERNRKLLEGVGLETRGCHLRPYVAPEDRRYASNFLKSKGLLARYPLIAINPGTSEKLRYKRWFPERYAQLADGLVKDLGAFIIVTWGPGELETAQKVQSLMESPAVVACPTSLKQLAGIYEHCHLYIGSDTGPMHMASLMGVPVVGIYGPTDPVLYAPYSGTPSVQVRKEVACSPCRNRKCEKLDCLKAIGYKDVLKAAKDLLIKIKEAS
- a CDS encoding DUF2088 domain-containing protein; this translates as MPRTRVFSIPYGDGAISASLPERTRVIRPPASPLPALPDLPQSVREALENPVAHEPLSKLVGPNSRVTIGFDDPIGFAPSQRQPDFRGVAVKVVLEELERLGVDSQNIRLVCAVGLHRKWTTRELGAILGEDLAYRLSPSRLFNHDAEDRENLIFLGETRRGQEVEVNRLVVDSDQFIYVSNPWSHFNGGWKSAVVGLSSYRSIRHHHRPFPKASGKSTMDPKRSAFPRLINEMGQVVERELAKKGRRFLIIEGAMNNAQPQEAVQVTAGHPPEAHAKTLEILQQQHVVEVKGQSDVVVYGMGNNRDPYSKMSFINPILVRNLGMSYSFGLFQNVPLVREGGIVILVHPCPCRFDAERYPSYVEMFEKLLVHRRDPFELWELHAEEYAHRPEFIHRYRFGYAFHGVHPLILWGQGAYGFRYVSKVFLAGATDFEVARMLGFEPFSTVEDAVARAESLLGKDCSIAYPEMQESFICDVEQT
- a CDS encoding enoyl-CoA hydratase/isomerase family protein, which encodes MEYETIIMEVRDRVGLLTLNRPGALNTFSTRLAVELNHALGELDRDPRVRVVIIKGAGRAFCAGIDVNELAGKSPLEIREWIRCMDTHNTTIAGLSKPVIAAVHGAAVANGCGLAAACDLTIASEDARFGLTAINVGLFCFGPSAPLSRCLGKKKSLELLLTGEIIDAREAERIGLVNRVVPNEKLDESAMELARLLASKSPIALQMGRTSFYRMSDMSYDEAIAYLGEVFTTLCTTEDAKEGVSAFKEKREPQWKER
- a CDS encoding radical SAM protein, with protein sequence MGLLEIERKSRVLTKARFGCLRDVYTLNVTKGCEFMCSYCYARGYPDAPLSGMIYLYRNLPERLAQEIDNPGRRSPVGWVVLNTASDSFQTHPEILAVTYRTMKVLLERGIGFSFLTKGWIPKRFIDLFAEHPRLVCAGIGLVSTSPRYREIFEPKSATVAQRLENIERLKEKGIDVFVRIDPIIPFYTDDEVSIRRIYEALAAREIKTVSLSYLHLRPAILEQLQRELPPTEFRVIRSCFEIQPWSLVGGVTRSKLIPAPLRRKGYQRFERLSREFGISPLVCSCKNPDLPGHRCTTGMPLGKTRQPEREKGRQLSLFLC
- a CDS encoding TraB/GumN family protein; this translates as MVDLLSRLSFQDREIILIGTAHMSKESVDLVGRVIEEERPETVCVELCRSRYESITEKRRWEETDLLKVIKEKKAFLLLSNLMLASFQRKMGRKLGIKPGGEIIRAIEAARQVGARIHLADRDIRITLSRTWRVMGLWAKAKLLAQLLTSIGQMDGFDQEEIEKLKRRDVLETLLAEIGETFPAIKGTLIDERDQYLAYRIRTAPGKRIVAVVGAGHVPGVQKYWERPVDIEALNQIPHRGVLWVFLKWGIPALVVGLILAGFLTAGKAGSRDLIKWWIAANGLLAGLGAAAAMGHPLTILSAFVAAPLTSLNPMIAAGWVSGLVETLLSKPKVRDFEGLPEDISSVKGFWKNRITRILLVVVFTNIGSSLGTFVAIPLMLRVLA
- a CDS encoding universal stress protein translates to MKLKKILVGLDLDVSPKPVLQTAAFLSRTFGSQVCLLHVIEGITPQRITEEFFESVRAAAELSMKRAAESLDSETAKRTKTVVTYGHPFAAIIKTAREEDADLVCIGARRKQGVADVILGSTAEKIVRKAPCPVLVVKGRKLPRFSSILVPVDFSEPSKQSLDAAVDFARSLGSRITVLHVIEPITIPYAGFAEAYVPPVMPKKELSAARSDLKTFLGSVDFRGLSWQFKIRRGLVTEAIRRFIRSNPTDLIVMGTHGRTGLPHALLGSTTESVLRSVSSSVLTIRPEGFRFVMP
- a CDS encoding type 1 glutamine amidotransferase, giving the protein MNRILILDNSIDHGVYQPLEHWKPLLLFPFDSFRVSAGEMPGSLDPYSHVIVTGSEASVLGDLDWILAEEELLRLAVGMGKVILGSCFGHQMIARSLFGKETVRRMKEPEIGWSRIRIIRGDSLVGRAGQYVHTFLLHFDEVCGLPKQEATVLARSARCRVQAFKLRQRPVWGIQAHPEIGIVEGLRLLGSLLENDEHRRRYLARAERSCPRDSGWIVPLMRAFQQSQSSAKVSESDPPVEG
- a CDS encoding L-2-amino-thiazoline-4-carboxylic acid hydrolase; translation: MGKDGEFMSRSEALLQVERALRRLALLYHFFAKTLAEELGEKRGAVLTRKAIDAYGTHIGHRARRRAEELGLPLTPENFESDLPDLAWQTESVVIDGEQRVRVHHCPLAAEWIELGEAKTGRLYCFVDQAKMRGFNPDFDYLHLRNILEGDPYCELVVRPSRKTDSGEKRGEE